A region of Scleropages formosus chromosome 2, fSclFor1.1, whole genome shotgun sequence DNA encodes the following proteins:
- the LOC108923291 gene encoding protein BTG2-like — protein sequence MTQYGVSSVEMAPEVAAAADFVTSLLATRGFLSDQQLQVFSECLQQALSEHYKHHWFPDRPQRGSGYRCIRINHEMDPIIAKVAGRIGLSSQQLYLLLPRELTLWVDPYEVSYRIGEDGSICVLYEAEVPAASAGPASSSSHGRAINCKNHFMMGRTSPPKNYLMTVSS from the exons ATGACCCAGTACGGCGTCTCGAGCGTGGAGATGGCCCCCGAGGTGGCGGCGGCCGCGGACTTCGTGACCAGTCTGCTGGCCACGCGGGGCTTCCTGAGCGAtcagcagctgcaggtgttCAGCGAGTGTCTGCAGCAGGCGCTTTCGG AACACTACAAACACCACTGGTTCCCAGACAGGCCCCAGAGGGGCTCCGGCTACCGCTGCATTCGGATTAACCACGAAATGGACCCCATCATTGCCAAAGTGGCCGGCCGCATTGGCCTAAGCAGCCAGCAGCTGTACCTGCTCCTGCCACGGGAGCTGACCCTGTGGGTGGACCCCTACGAGGTGTCGTACCGCATCGGCGAGGACGGCTCCATCTGCGTGCTGTACGAGGCCGAAGTACCCGCGGCGAGCGCGGGGCCCGCTTCCAGCAGCTCGCACGGGCGAGCCATCAACTGCAAGAACCACTTCATGATGGGGCGCACGAGCCCCCCGAAAAACTACCTGATGACCGTGTCCAGTTAA